DNA sequence from the Janibacter sp. CX7 genome:
GCCGTAGCGGGAGAGGGCGGCGAGGTCGTCGGCGCTCGCGCCGCCGGCGGTCGCACCGATGAGCAGGGGGTGCTCGATGGAGTACTTCGCGCTCTTGTAGCGGATGACCTTGCGGGCCCACTCGATGCGCTCGTCGTCGGCGAGGTCGTGCCACGGGCGCATCGAGGTGACGATGTCGAGGAACTGCCCTCCCATGAGCTGGCCGCGCATCCGCTCGAAGACCGGACGGGCGGCGGCGAGGGCCGCGGTCGGCAGCCCGCTGTCGGCGTAGAGATCGTCGCACCAGCCGAGGCAGAGGTTGCCGGCGAGGATCGCGCCGGCGGTGCCGAAGCGCTCGGGGTCGCCGTGCCAGGCCCGCTCGGCGTGGGAGCGGGCGAGGGCGCGGTGCAGCGCCGGCTGGCCGCGTCGGGTCTCGCTGTCGTCCATGACGTCGTCGTGGATGAGCGCGGCGGCCTGGAAGAGCTCCATCGACGCCGCGAGGGTGATCGCCCCGTCGTCGTCGGGCTGCCCGGCGGCCCGCCAGCCCCAGTAGGCGAAGCCGGCGCGCAGCCGCTTGCCGCCCTGCAGCAGGCTACGGACGGGGGTGGTCAGGTCGACGACGTCGGGCCCGATCTCGGCGAGCTCGCCGCCCCAGCGGTCGAGCTCGGTGTCGATGCGGGCCTGGACGCGCGAGCGCAGGTCGGCGCGGTCCAGCGGGTGCGGCACGGGGGCTCCAGTGACGAAGGGGGCGGGGCGGGTGTCGGTGGTCCGTGGTCGGATCACCGGGTCGCGACCAGCCTACGTCGGGCGGGGTGGCCGGGGTTGACGGGGTGTCGGCACCCCGGGCTACTGTTGTTCGAACAGGTGTTCGAGCAGAAGGAGTGGTCATGGTCAGGCTCGTCGAGGAGGCCATCGAGGTGCGGGTGGGCGACCCGCAGCCGGCGGGTGGCGCAGCCCCCGAGCAGTTCCTGTGGCGGGGGCGGCTCTACCGGGTGACGGAGGTCGTCGACCACTGGCAGGAGCGGCACGCGTGGTGGCGCTCGACCGGTGAGAGGGCGCTCGCGCAGGTCCCGCTCGCCCGTGAGGTGTGGCGGGTGAGCGCCCAGCGGGGCCGCGCGAGCAGCCCGGGCGTCTACGACCTCGGGGTCGACGGCGACGGCACGTCGGGCGGGGCCGGCTGGCTCCTTCTGCGGACCCAGGACTGAGGCGCGATGGCTGCCGTCCCCGTCCTGCACCCCGAGCGCCTCGACGCCGCGCTCGACCTGCTCGCCGCCGCCGGCGAGAGTCTCGCGACCGCGCACATGGCCCGCACCGTCGCCGGGCGCAGCGCCGGCACCAAGCTCGCCGTGCTGCGGGCGGCCGCCGCGGTCCTCACCGTCCGGGGGAGGCCCGCCCCGGCGGAGTCGCCCGGGCACGGCGCCGGTGGGACCACCCGTGGCCCGGTCGACGTGTGGCGCCTGCTGCCGCGGGTCGCGCCCGAGCTGACCGAGTGGGCCGACTTCTTCGCGACCGTCCTGCCCGAGGGCGGCGCCCGCCCCGGCGTCGGGGCGGCCGGGCCGATGAGCGTGCGCGAGGTCGACGACCTGCTGCGCCAGGGCGAGGACTTCGTGCGGATCGCGGCGGGCACCCTCGGGCTGCCCCCGGTCCGGGTCACCGCCGACCTCGTCGCCATCCCCCCGTCGCACGACCTCGAGGACATGCGAAGGGGGGAGGCCGGGTGAGCTTCGCCCACCTGCACGTGGCGTCGGGCTTCTCCCTTCGTCATGGCACGACGACACCGGAGGACCTCGTGGCCCGGGCCGCGGAGCTCGGGCAGCCGGCGCTCGCCCTCACCGACCGCGACGGGCTCTACGGGGCGGTGCGGTTCGTCCGGGCGGCGACCGCCGCAGGCATCGCGCCGGTGCTCGGGGTCGACCTCGCCGTCGACGGCGGGGGCCGGGCCCCGGCAGGTGCCCGACGCACCCCGGTGCGCGGCGGTGCGCAGGTCGACCCGCGCCACCCCCGGGTCACCGTGCTCGCCCGTGGTGCCGGCGCCGGGGTGCCGCACGGGGTCGGCTGGGCACGGCTGTGCCGGCTCGTCAGCGAGGTGCACCTCACGGGGGAGCGCGGCGAGGCCGTGGCGACCGCGGCGATGATCGCCCGGCACGCCGCTTCGCCCGGACCCGACGAGCCCGCGCCGCTCCTCGTCCTGCTCGGCCCGACCTCCGACGTCGGCGCCGCGCTGCTCGCCCGCCGGCCCGACCTCGCCCGCGAGCGGCTGCGCGCCTGGCAGCGGCTGCTGCCGCCGGGCGCCATGGCGATCGAGGTCGTCGACCACGGCGGCCCGCCGGGCACACCG
Encoded proteins:
- a CDS encoding DUF6504 family protein — protein: MVRLVEEAIEVRVGDPQPAGGAAPEQFLWRGRLYRVTEVVDHWQERHAWWRSTGERALAQVPLAREVWRVSAQRGRASSPGVYDLGVDGDGTSGGAGWLLLRTQD
- a CDS encoding SAV_6107 family HEPN domain-containing protein — its product is MAAVPVLHPERLDAALDLLAAAGESLATAHMARTVAGRSAGTKLAVLRAAAAVLTVRGRPAPAESPGHGAGGTTRGPVDVWRLLPRVAPELTEWADFFATVLPEGGARPGVGAAGPMSVREVDDLLRQGEDFVRIAAGTLGLPPVRVTADLVAIPPSHDLEDMRRGEAG
- a CDS encoding polyprenyl synthetase family protein produces the protein MPHPLDRADLRSRVQARIDTELDRWGGELAEIGPDVVDLTTPVRSLLQGGKRLRAGFAYWGWRAAGQPDDDGAITLAASMELFQAAALIHDDVMDDSETRRGQPALHRALARSHAERAWHGDPERFGTAGAILAGNLCLGWCDDLYADSGLPTAALAAARPVFERMRGQLMGGQFLDIVTSMRPWHDLADDERIEWARKVIRYKSAKYSIEHPLLIGATAGGASADDLAALSRYGLALGEAFQLRDDVLGVFGDPEVTGKPAGDDLREGKRTVLIAHTLAGGDDVTATRVDQWLGAPDLGTDEVEAFRELIVATGALDAVERDIAEGAQVARDALEQATGIADEAREVLAELVDATTARAT